A single region of the Lotus japonicus ecotype B-129 chromosome 4, LjGifu_v1.2 genome encodes:
- the LOC130711426 gene encoding putative E3 ubiquitin-protein ligase RF298 isoform X1: MALSVSVQEKRSRNKRKFRSDPFLGEPNKIFPAPQHESLCYEFSAGKFEIAPGHRQVAACDLCSVSLDHPHGLKLDLGLYGPGISPEAWPRQPKEELEANEFNDADWSDLTEAQLEELVLSSLDTIFKSAIKRIVACGYTEEVTIKAILRSGTCYGCKDTVSNIVDNTLAFLRSGQRIDSSPEHYFEDLMQLEKYILAELVCVLREVRPFFSTGDAMWCLLICDMNVSHACAMDYDPLSSLGSDGTADVSSSSLAALQSNTETQSLELGPPSSYKSIPARSHNPQSRKPFVAGVNNPKKSQIIGGLFQNGGTVCGSNCANKSISTAGTSQSPRVEEKCGTVRKVHSGSTKRDYSLRQKSFHLEKSYRTYGPKGSSRAGKLSGLILDKKLKSVSESSTINLKSASLQINKAMGVDVAQDNLNANFLSNVGPSTLTAFSQDSAGSNSKSANTSYAVYAANTLPVFSASSSLPATDTDLSLSLPSKNKSSTQPFGCNNAAPNSVKMGITCDKSLGKRTPQDGKDEMILKLVPKVRELKNQLQEWTEWTNQKIMQAARRLSKDKAELQTLRQEKEEVERLKKEKQSLEENTMKKLSEMESALSKASGQVKRANAAVRKLEGEKAALRREMEAAKLHATETATSCQEVSRREKKTQMKFQSWEKQKSLFQGELMIEKQKLAQLLPELEQARMQQEQFEARWQQEAKAKEELLKQASSIRKERGQIEESGKSKEGIIKLKAEKNWQKYRDDICKLEKEISQLRLKSDSSKIAALRKGIDGCYASRCMDMKNDTSFISELVIGYSMTGGVKRERECVMCLSEEMSVVFLPCAHQVVCTTCNELHEKQGMLDCPSCRSPIKQRIAVRFPCT; this comes from the exons ATGGCTCTTTCAGTTTCTGTTCAAGAAAAACGAAGCAGGAACAAGAGAAAATTCAGGTCTGATCCATTTTTAGGGGAGCCAAATAAGATTTTTCCGGCGCCTCAACACGAGAGCCTTTGCTATGAATTCTCTGCTGGGAAGTTTGAAATAGCCCCAGGTCATAGACAAGTTGCTGCTTGTGATCTGTGCAGTGTTAGCCTAGATCATCCTCATGGATTGAAGCTTGACCTTGGATTGTATGGTCCTGGAATTTCACCGGAGGCCTGGCCTCGTCAACCGAAGGAAGAGCTCGAGGCAAATGAATTCAATGATGCTGATTGGAGTGATCTAACAGAAGCCCAATTGGAAGAACTTGTCCTGAGTAGTTTGGACACCATTTTCAAGAGTGCAATAAAAAGAATTGTTGCGTGTGGCTACACTGAAGAAGTTACTATTAAGGCCATCTTAAGGTCCGGCACCTGTTATGGATGTAAAGATACTGTGTCTAATATAGTTGATAATACTTTAGCATTTCTTAGAAGTGGCCAAAGGATCGATTCTTCACCAGAGCACTATTTTGAAGATTTGATGCAACTTGAAAAGTATATATTGGCTGAATTGGTTTGTGTTCTTCGAGAGGTTAGGCCATTCTTCAGTACTGGGGATGCAATGTGGTGTTTGTTAATTTGCGACATGAATGTGTCACATGCTTGTGCAATGGATTATGACCCTTTAAGTAGTTTAGGAAGTGATGGCACTGCTGATGTCTCATCATCCAGCCTAGCAGCATTGCAATCAAACACGGAAACCCAATCTCTTGAATTAGGTCCTCCAAGTTCTTATAAATCAATTCCTGCACGTTCTCATAACCCTCAATCTAGGAAACCCTTCGTGGCAGGCGTGAACAACCCaaaaaaatctcaaattatTGGTGGACTCTTCCAGAATGGAGGCACTGTTTGTGGATCCAATTGTGCTAATAAATCAATTAGTACTGCTGGAACATCTCAATCTCCCCGGGTGGAAGAAAAATGTGGAACTGTTAGAAAGGTCCATTCTGGGAGCACCAAGCGGGACTACTCTCTTCGGCAGAAGTCATTTCATTTAGAAAAGAGTTATCGGACTTATGGACCTAAAGGGTCCTCAAGAGCTGGGAAGCTGAGTGGTTTAATCTTGGATAAAAAACTCAAATCTGTGTCGGAATCTTCTACCATAAACTTAAAGAGTGCATCCTTACAGATAAATAAAGCAATGGGAGTTGATGTGGCTCAAGACAATCTTAATGCTAATTTCTTATCTAATGTCGGACCATCAACCCTCACTGCATTTAGCCAGGATTCTGCTGGTTCTAATTCTAAATCAGCCAATACTTCGTATGCAGTATATGCAGCAAATACTTTACCTGTATTCAGTGCCTCAAGTTCATTACCAGCTACAGATACAGATCTTTCTCTTTCATTGCCTTCAAAAAACAAATCTTCTACACAACCTTTCGGCTGCAACAATGCGGCACCTAATAGTGTTAAAATGGGGATAACATGTGACAAGTCCCTGGGGAAGCGGACACCCCAAGATGGAAAGGATGAGATGATTTTGAAGCTGGTTCCAAAGGTCCGGGAGCTGAAAAATCAGCTTCAAGAATGGACTGAGTGGACCAATCAGAAGATAATGCAGGCTGCTCGTCGACTGAGTAAGGACAAGGCGGAGCTTCAGACACTAAGgcaagagaaagaggaagttgaACGTCTTAAGAAAGAGAAGCAATCTCTCGAGGAAAATACCATGAAGAAGCTTTCTGAGATGGAAAGTGCCTTGTCTAAAGCTAGTGGGCAGGTTAAGAGAGCAAATGCTGCTGTCCGGAAACTTGAGGGGGAGAAGGCTGCACTGAGGAGAGAGATGGAGGCTGCTAAGCTACATGCTACGGAAACTGCCACAAGCTGTCAAGAGGTTTCAAGGAGAGAAAAGAAGACCCAAATGAAGTTTCAGTCATGGGAAAAACAGAAATCCTTGTTTCAGGGAGAGTTAAtgattgaaaaacaaaaattggcCCAGCTGCTACCAGAATTAGAGCAAGCTAGAATGCAACAGGAGCAATTTGAG GCTAGATGGCAGCAGGAAGCAAAGGCaaaagaagaacttctcaaACAGGCCAGTTCtataagaaaagaaagaggACAAATTGAGGAATCTGGAAAATCCAAGGAGGGTATCATCAAATTGAAAGCAGAGAAGAATTGGCAAAAGTACAGAGATGATATCTGTAAACTTGAAAAAGAAATCTCCCAACTGAGACTGAAGAGTGATTCTTCAAAAATTGCAGCACTAAGGAAGGGCATTGATGGATGCTATGCCAGCAGATGCATGGACATGAAAAATGACACTTCTTTTATTTCAGAACTAGTCATTGGCTACTCGATGACTGGTGGTGTAAAACGAGAAAGGGAATGTGTGATGTGCCTTTCAGAGGAGATGTCTGTTGTATTCCTCCCATGTGCACATCAGGTTGTTTGCACAACATGCAATGAGCTCCATGAGAAACAAGGCATGCTAGATTGTCCTTCTTGTAGGAGCCCCATCAAGCAGCGTATTGCTGTACGTTTTCCATgtacttaa
- the LOC130711426 gene encoding putative E3 ubiquitin-protein ligase RF298 isoform X3, whose translation MALSVSVQEKRSRNKRKFRSDPFLGEPNKIFPAPQHESLCYEFSAGKFEIAPGHRQVAACDLCSVSLDHPHGLKLDLGLYGPGISPEAWPRQPKEELEANEFNDADWSDLTEAQLEELVLSSLDTIFKSAIKRIVACGYTEEVTIKAILRSGTCYGCKDTVSNIVDNTLAFLRSGQRIDSSPEHYFEDLMQLEKYILAELVCVLREVRPFFSTGDAMWCLLICDMNVSHACAMDYDPLSSLGSDGTADVSSSSLAALQSNTETQSLELGPPSSYKSIPARSHNPQSRKPFVAGVNNPKKSQIIGGLFQNGGTVCGSNCANKSISTAGTSQSPRVEEKCGTVRKVHSGSTKRDYSLRQKSFHLEKSYRTYGPKGSSRAGKLSGLILDKKLKSVSESSTINLKSASLQINKAMGVDVAQDNLNANFLSNVGPSTLTAFSQDSAGSNSKSANTSYAVYAANTLPVFSASSSLPATDTDLSLSLPSKNKSSTQPFGCNNAAPNSVKMGITCDKSLGKRTPQDGKDEMILKLVPKVRELKNQLQEWTEWTNQKIMQAARRLSKDKAELQTLRQEKEEVERLKKEKQSLEENTMKKLSEMESALSKASGQVKRANAAVRKLEGEKAALRREMEAAKLHATETATSCQEVSRREKKTQMKFQSWEKQKSLFQGELMIEKQKLAQLLPELEQARMQQEQFEGNITG comes from the exons ATGGCTCTTTCAGTTTCTGTTCAAGAAAAACGAAGCAGGAACAAGAGAAAATTCAGGTCTGATCCATTTTTAGGGGAGCCAAATAAGATTTTTCCGGCGCCTCAACACGAGAGCCTTTGCTATGAATTCTCTGCTGGGAAGTTTGAAATAGCCCCAGGTCATAGACAAGTTGCTGCTTGTGATCTGTGCAGTGTTAGCCTAGATCATCCTCATGGATTGAAGCTTGACCTTGGATTGTATGGTCCTGGAATTTCACCGGAGGCCTGGCCTCGTCAACCGAAGGAAGAGCTCGAGGCAAATGAATTCAATGATGCTGATTGGAGTGATCTAACAGAAGCCCAATTGGAAGAACTTGTCCTGAGTAGTTTGGACACCATTTTCAAGAGTGCAATAAAAAGAATTGTTGCGTGTGGCTACACTGAAGAAGTTACTATTAAGGCCATCTTAAGGTCCGGCACCTGTTATGGATGTAAAGATACTGTGTCTAATATAGTTGATAATACTTTAGCATTTCTTAGAAGTGGCCAAAGGATCGATTCTTCACCAGAGCACTATTTTGAAGATTTGATGCAACTTGAAAAGTATATATTGGCTGAATTGGTTTGTGTTCTTCGAGAGGTTAGGCCATTCTTCAGTACTGGGGATGCAATGTGGTGTTTGTTAATTTGCGACATGAATGTGTCACATGCTTGTGCAATGGATTATGACCCTTTAAGTAGTTTAGGAAGTGATGGCACTGCTGATGTCTCATCATCCAGCCTAGCAGCATTGCAATCAAACACGGAAACCCAATCTCTTGAATTAGGTCCTCCAAGTTCTTATAAATCAATTCCTGCACGTTCTCATAACCCTCAATCTAGGAAACCCTTCGTGGCAGGCGTGAACAACCCaaaaaaatctcaaattatTGGTGGACTCTTCCAGAATGGAGGCACTGTTTGTGGATCCAATTGTGCTAATAAATCAATTAGTACTGCTGGAACATCTCAATCTCCCCGGGTGGAAGAAAAATGTGGAACTGTTAGAAAGGTCCATTCTGGGAGCACCAAGCGGGACTACTCTCTTCGGCAGAAGTCATTTCATTTAGAAAAGAGTTATCGGACTTATGGACCTAAAGGGTCCTCAAGAGCTGGGAAGCTGAGTGGTTTAATCTTGGATAAAAAACTCAAATCTGTGTCGGAATCTTCTACCATAAACTTAAAGAGTGCATCCTTACAGATAAATAAAGCAATGGGAGTTGATGTGGCTCAAGACAATCTTAATGCTAATTTCTTATCTAATGTCGGACCATCAACCCTCACTGCATTTAGCCAGGATTCTGCTGGTTCTAATTCTAAATCAGCCAATACTTCGTATGCAGTATATGCAGCAAATACTTTACCTGTATTCAGTGCCTCAAGTTCATTACCAGCTACAGATACAGATCTTTCTCTTTCATTGCCTTCAAAAAACAAATCTTCTACACAACCTTTCGGCTGCAACAATGCGGCACCTAATAGTGTTAAAATGGGGATAACATGTGACAAGTCCCTGGGGAAGCGGACACCCCAAGATGGAAAGGATGAGATGATTTTGAAGCTGGTTCCAAAGGTCCGGGAGCTGAAAAATCAGCTTCAAGAATGGACTGAGTGGACCAATCAGAAGATAATGCAGGCTGCTCGTCGACTGAGTAAGGACAAGGCGGAGCTTCAGACACTAAGgcaagagaaagaggaagttgaACGTCTTAAGAAAGAGAAGCAATCTCTCGAGGAAAATACCATGAAGAAGCTTTCTGAGATGGAAAGTGCCTTGTCTAAAGCTAGTGGGCAGGTTAAGAGAGCAAATGCTGCTGTCCGGAAACTTGAGGGGGAGAAGGCTGCACTGAGGAGAGAGATGGAGGCTGCTAAGCTACATGCTACGGAAACTGCCACAAGCTGTCAAGAGGTTTCAAGGAGAGAAAAGAAGACCCAAATGAAGTTTCAGTCATGGGAAAAACAGAAATCCTTGTTTCAGGGAGAGTTAAtgattgaaaaacaaaaattggcCCAGCTGCTACCAGAATTAGAGCAAGCTAGAATGCAACAGGAGCAATTTGAG GGAAATATCACAGGCTAG
- the LOC130711426 gene encoding putative E3 ubiquitin-protein ligase RF298 isoform X2, translating to MALSVSVQEKRSRNKRKFRSDPFLGEPNKIFPAPQHESLCYEFSAGKFEIAPGHRQVAACDLCSVSLDHPHGLKLDLGLYGPGISPEAWPRQPKEELEANEFNDADWSDLTEAQLEELVLSSLDTIFKSAIKRIVACGYTEEVTIKAILRSGTCYGCKDTVSNIVDNTLAFLRSGQRIDSSPEHYFEDLMQLEKYILAELVCVLREVRPFFSTGDAMWCLLICDMNVSHACAMDYDPLSSLGSDGTADVSSSSLAALQSNTETQSLELGPPSSYKSIPARSHNPQSRKPFVAGVNNPKKSQIIGGLFQNGGTVCGSNCANKSISTAGTSQSPRVEEKCGTVRKVHSGSTKRDYSLRQKSFHLEKSYRTYGPKGSSRAGKLSGLILDKKLKSVSESSTINLKSASLQINKAMGVDVAQDNLNANFLSNVGPSTLTAFSQDSAGSNSKSANTSYAVYAANTLPVFSASSSLPATDTDLSLSLPSKNKSSTQPFGCNNAAPNSVKMGITCDKSLGKRTPQDGKDEMILKLVPKVRELKNQLQEWTEWTNQKIMQAARRLSKDKAELQTLRQEKEEVERLKKEKQSLEENTMKKLSEMESALSKASGQVKRANAAVRKLEGEKAALRREMEAAKLHATETATSCQEVSRREKKTQMKFQSWEKQKSLFQGELMIEKQKLAQLLPELEQARMQQEQFEGLFSL from the exons ATGGCTCTTTCAGTTTCTGTTCAAGAAAAACGAAGCAGGAACAAGAGAAAATTCAGGTCTGATCCATTTTTAGGGGAGCCAAATAAGATTTTTCCGGCGCCTCAACACGAGAGCCTTTGCTATGAATTCTCTGCTGGGAAGTTTGAAATAGCCCCAGGTCATAGACAAGTTGCTGCTTGTGATCTGTGCAGTGTTAGCCTAGATCATCCTCATGGATTGAAGCTTGACCTTGGATTGTATGGTCCTGGAATTTCACCGGAGGCCTGGCCTCGTCAACCGAAGGAAGAGCTCGAGGCAAATGAATTCAATGATGCTGATTGGAGTGATCTAACAGAAGCCCAATTGGAAGAACTTGTCCTGAGTAGTTTGGACACCATTTTCAAGAGTGCAATAAAAAGAATTGTTGCGTGTGGCTACACTGAAGAAGTTACTATTAAGGCCATCTTAAGGTCCGGCACCTGTTATGGATGTAAAGATACTGTGTCTAATATAGTTGATAATACTTTAGCATTTCTTAGAAGTGGCCAAAGGATCGATTCTTCACCAGAGCACTATTTTGAAGATTTGATGCAACTTGAAAAGTATATATTGGCTGAATTGGTTTGTGTTCTTCGAGAGGTTAGGCCATTCTTCAGTACTGGGGATGCAATGTGGTGTTTGTTAATTTGCGACATGAATGTGTCACATGCTTGTGCAATGGATTATGACCCTTTAAGTAGTTTAGGAAGTGATGGCACTGCTGATGTCTCATCATCCAGCCTAGCAGCATTGCAATCAAACACGGAAACCCAATCTCTTGAATTAGGTCCTCCAAGTTCTTATAAATCAATTCCTGCACGTTCTCATAACCCTCAATCTAGGAAACCCTTCGTGGCAGGCGTGAACAACCCaaaaaaatctcaaattatTGGTGGACTCTTCCAGAATGGAGGCACTGTTTGTGGATCCAATTGTGCTAATAAATCAATTAGTACTGCTGGAACATCTCAATCTCCCCGGGTGGAAGAAAAATGTGGAACTGTTAGAAAGGTCCATTCTGGGAGCACCAAGCGGGACTACTCTCTTCGGCAGAAGTCATTTCATTTAGAAAAGAGTTATCGGACTTATGGACCTAAAGGGTCCTCAAGAGCTGGGAAGCTGAGTGGTTTAATCTTGGATAAAAAACTCAAATCTGTGTCGGAATCTTCTACCATAAACTTAAAGAGTGCATCCTTACAGATAAATAAAGCAATGGGAGTTGATGTGGCTCAAGACAATCTTAATGCTAATTTCTTATCTAATGTCGGACCATCAACCCTCACTGCATTTAGCCAGGATTCTGCTGGTTCTAATTCTAAATCAGCCAATACTTCGTATGCAGTATATGCAGCAAATACTTTACCTGTATTCAGTGCCTCAAGTTCATTACCAGCTACAGATACAGATCTTTCTCTTTCATTGCCTTCAAAAAACAAATCTTCTACACAACCTTTCGGCTGCAACAATGCGGCACCTAATAGTGTTAAAATGGGGATAACATGTGACAAGTCCCTGGGGAAGCGGACACCCCAAGATGGAAAGGATGAGATGATTTTGAAGCTGGTTCCAAAGGTCCGGGAGCTGAAAAATCAGCTTCAAGAATGGACTGAGTGGACCAATCAGAAGATAATGCAGGCTGCTCGTCGACTGAGTAAGGACAAGGCGGAGCTTCAGACACTAAGgcaagagaaagaggaagttgaACGTCTTAAGAAAGAGAAGCAATCTCTCGAGGAAAATACCATGAAGAAGCTTTCTGAGATGGAAAGTGCCTTGTCTAAAGCTAGTGGGCAGGTTAAGAGAGCAAATGCTGCTGTCCGGAAACTTGAGGGGGAGAAGGCTGCACTGAGGAGAGAGATGGAGGCTGCTAAGCTACATGCTACGGAAACTGCCACAAGCTGTCAAGAGGTTTCAAGGAGAGAAAAGAAGACCCAAATGAAGTTTCAGTCATGGGAAAAACAGAAATCCTTGTTTCAGGGAGAGTTAAtgattgaaaaacaaaaattggcCCAGCTGCTACCAGAATTAGAGCAAGCTAGAATGCAACAGGAGCAATTTGAG GGTCTGTTCTCATTGTAA